The following coding sequences are from one Macaca nemestrina isolate mMacNem1 chromosome 1, mMacNem.hap1, whole genome shotgun sequence window:
- the LOC105498033 gene encoding RNA-binding protein MEX3A, which translates to MPSLVVSGIMERNGGFGELGCFGGSAKDRGLLEDERALQLALDQLCLLGLGEPPAPTAGEDGGGGGGGAPAQPAAPPQPAPPPPPAAPPAAPTAAPAAQTPQPPTAPKGASDAKLCALYKEAELRLKGSSNTTECVPVPTSEHVAEIVGRQGCKIKALRAKTNTYIKTPVRGEEPVFMVTGRREDVATARREIISAAEHFSMIRASRNKSGAAFGVAPALPGQVTIRVRVPYRVVGLVVGPKGATIKRIQQQTNTYIITPSRDRDPVFEITGAPGNVERAREEIETHIAVRTGKILEYNNENDFLAGSPDAALDSRYSDAWRVHPPGCKPLSTFRQNSLGCIGECGVDSGFEAPRLGEQGGDFGYGGYLFPGYGVGKQDVYYGVAETSPPLWAGQENATPTSVLFSSASSSSSSSAKARAGPPGAHRSPATSAGPELAGLPRRPPGEPLQGFSKLGGGGLRSPGGGRDCMVCFESEVTAALVPCGHNLFCMECAVRICERTDPECPVCHITATQAIRIFS; encoded by the exons ATGCCTAGTCTAGTGGTATCTGGAATAATGGAAAGAAATGGGGGCTTTGGAGAACTAGGATGTTTCGGGGGAAGCGCTAAGGACCGAGGGCTGCTGGAAGACGAGCGCGCCCTTCAGCTGGCTCTCGatcaactctgcctcctgggtttgggGGAGCCCCCCGCCCCCACGGCGGGCGAGGACGGGGGAGGTGGGGGGGGCGGCGCCCCCGCGCAGCCGGCCGCCCCCCCGCAGCcggccccgccgccgccgcccgcggcGCCCCCGGCCGCCCCGACGGCGGCCCCCGCGGCGCAGACGCCCCAGCCCCCCACCGCCCCCAAAGGGGCGAGCGACGCCAAGCTCTGCGCTCTCTACAAAGAGGCCGAGCTGCGCCTGAAGGGCAGCAGCAACACCACGGAGTGTGTTCCGGTGCCCACCTCCGAGCACGTGGCCGAGATCGTGGGCAGGCAAG GCTGCAAGATTAAGGCCTTGAGGGCCAAGACCAACACCTACATCAAGACTCCGGTGAGAGGCGAGGAACCAGTGTTCATGGTGACAGGGCGGCGGGAGGACGTGGCCACCGCCCGGCGGGAAATCATCTCAGCAGCGGAGCACTTCTCCATGATCCGTGCCTCCCGCAACAAGTCAGGTGCCGCCTTTGGCGTAGCTCCTGCCCTGCCTGGCCAGGTGACCATCCGTGTGCGGGTGCCCTACCGCGTGGTGGGGCTGGTGGTGGGCCCCAAAGGGGCAACCATCAAGCGCATCCAGCAGCAAACCAACACATACATTATCACACCAAGCCGTGACCGCGACCCCGTGTTCGAGATCACGGGTGCCCCAGGCAACGTGGAGCGTGCGCGCGAGGAGATCGAGACGCACATCGCGGTGCGCACTGGCAAGATCCTCGAGTACAACAATGAAAACGACTTCCTGGCGGGGAGCCCCGACGCTGCACTCGATAGCCGCTACTCCGACGCTTGGCGGGTGCACCCGCCCGGCTGCAAGCCCCTCTCCACCTTCCGGCAGAACAGCCTGGGCTGCATCGGCGAGTGCGGAGTGGACTCTGGCTTTGAGGCCCCACGCCTGGGTGAGCAGGGCGGGGACTTTGGCTACGGCGGGTACCTCTTTCCGGGCTATGGCGTGGGCAAGCAGGATGTGTACTACGGCGTGGCGGAGACTAGCCCCCCGCTGTGGGCGGGCCAGGAGAACGCCACGCCCACCTCCGTGCTCTTCTCCtcggcctcctcctcctcctcctcttccgcCAAGGCCCGCGCTGGGCCCCCAGGCGCACACCGCTCCCCTGCCACTTCCGCGGGACCCGAGCTGGCCGGACTCCCGAGGCGCCCCCCGGGAGAGCCGCTCCAGGGCTTCTCTAAACTTGGTGGAGGCGGCCTGCGGAGCCCCGGCGGCGGGCGGGATTGCATGGTCTGCTTTGAGAGCGAAGTGACTGCTGCCCTTGTGCCCTGCGGACACAACCTGTTCTGCATGGAGTGTGCAGTACGCATCTGCGAGAGGACGGACCCAGAGTGTCCTGTCTGCCACATCACAGCCACGCAAGCCATCCGAATATTCTCCTAA